From a region of the Bdellovibrio bacteriovorus genome:
- a CDS encoding PAS domain S-box protein: MSTRELASVLKKSKELVLKTWEERCRSLLPAAGPLAPRALRNSLPQFLDELAKTLEYPQSQRYVLDEESRMAKEHGKKRSEQLEYDLSQVIDEYQILRQVLFEILEAETSVDVKTRDIILDAISVGIRKGAVEFVQSRNQASLQASENLRISEEQFRLVVEGVKDHAIICTDPEGVVVYWSPGAENLFLWKSDEVLGTSGSRIFIPEDLEQGMDRKEMKTAADEGMAEDNRWHIRKDQSRFFATGIMNPLRDSQGKLIGFVKVLRDFTEKMITQENLHRVKSEAEAARNTLNELVMQAPVAMVLVMEPDYRFVMANPAYEKIVARKVAGKTVLEAFTDEEVGHFIPLLDKVVRTGQPFVGKEIPLTLPEPDGHLKTQYVNLSYHPFQESGGEVKGVFAVVQDVTEQVESRKELELANQKLQAILDRAPMGISFIEAPSGKMIMMNDQARKILGHESRVTDNYKQYGKMGAIHKDGTPYSAEDYPTVRAFKYGETIIDEDMSYIRHDGKTIDLSVSAGPIFTHDGKISGAVGTFFDVTERNRLRAELEEREENFRAIFAQAASGIARMSTASRWELVNVRLTEILQYSAEELSQKTCTEMTHPEDVETELSHLEEMRAGKYDSFSMEIRYLRKDGSYVWVILTKSIVRDVDGKAKYYISVIEDITERKKLEEELHRAKQAADRASASKSAFLANMSHEIRTPMTAVLGFTEILKDSTLTQAERIDAISRIDNSGRALLRLIDDILDISKIEAGRLDIQKSRFSPVAVVSDVVSFMRVNAERKGVSLRLKVDASVPTEATSDPGRLRQILVNLIGNAIKFTSVGEVLVSLKAEDFRYLIFEVRDTGIGISEEDLKKLFKPFAQADGSITRKFGGTGLGLVLSRRLAETLGGSLDVAESIVGVGTTFVVRIDAKPFSYTEGPSAPSIPEIKHDGGARAELEDVRVLLAEDVIDNQILISKYLEKAGASVAFANNGAEAVELALQRDFDIILMDIQMPVLDGIRATKELRSKGYTGPIVALTAHAMAEEVKKSIEAGCNAHLTKPIDKKALVEAVQKFSR; the protein is encoded by the coding sequence ATGAGTACACGCGAACTCGCCTCTGTTCTAAAAAAATCTAAAGAGCTGGTGCTAAAGACATGGGAAGAACGATGTCGAAGCTTGTTGCCAGCAGCGGGGCCCTTGGCGCCACGAGCTTTGCGCAATTCTCTTCCGCAGTTCTTGGATGAGCTGGCTAAAACTTTAGAATACCCCCAATCGCAACGGTATGTTCTTGATGAAGAAAGCCGTATGGCCAAAGAGCATGGAAAGAAGCGGAGTGAGCAGCTTGAGTACGATCTTTCACAGGTCATTGATGAATACCAAATTCTGCGACAGGTGTTGTTTGAAATATTAGAAGCTGAAACATCCGTCGATGTGAAAACACGGGACATAATTCTTGATGCGATCAGCGTTGGCATACGAAAAGGGGCGGTGGAGTTTGTCCAAAGTCGCAACCAAGCTTCCTTGCAGGCCAGCGAAAATTTGCGTATCAGCGAAGAACAATTTCGTCTGGTTGTTGAAGGCGTGAAAGACCATGCCATCATCTGCACTGACCCTGAAGGGGTTGTTGTTTACTGGAGCCCTGGTGCTGAAAACCTCTTCCTTTGGAAAAGCGATGAAGTTTTGGGAACCAGCGGCTCGCGAATTTTCATTCCCGAAGACCTTGAGCAAGGCATGGATCGTAAAGAGATGAAGACCGCCGCAGATGAAGGAATGGCTGAAGACAATCGCTGGCATATCAGAAAGGATCAAAGTCGTTTTTTTGCCACCGGCATCATGAATCCTCTGCGCGATTCGCAAGGGAAGTTGATTGGTTTCGTTAAAGTCTTACGTGATTTTACAGAAAAGATGATCACTCAGGAAAATCTACATCGGGTGAAATCGGAAGCCGAAGCGGCCAGAAACACGCTCAACGAACTTGTGATGCAGGCTCCAGTGGCGATGGTTTTAGTGATGGAGCCAGACTACAGGTTTGTCATGGCAAATCCAGCGTATGAAAAAATCGTCGCCCGCAAAGTCGCCGGAAAAACGGTTCTTGAGGCCTTCACGGATGAGGAGGTTGGGCACTTCATACCTCTTTTGGATAAGGTTGTAAGAACCGGTCAACCTTTTGTTGGAAAAGAAATACCTCTCACTCTTCCAGAGCCGGATGGTCATCTTAAAACGCAGTATGTGAACCTTTCCTATCATCCTTTTCAGGAATCTGGAGGAGAAGTTAAAGGTGTCTTCGCCGTCGTACAAGACGTAACGGAACAAGTTGAGTCGCGCAAAGAGCTGGAACTGGCAAATCAGAAGCTGCAAGCCATATTGGATCGCGCTCCCATGGGGATTTCCTTCATCGAAGCCCCTTCGGGTAAGATGATAATGATGAATGATCAAGCCCGAAAAATTCTGGGTCATGAATCTCGAGTCACAGACAACTACAAGCAATATGGGAAAATGGGTGCCATTCATAAAGATGGCACTCCTTATAGCGCGGAAGATTACCCTACGGTTCGTGCATTTAAATACGGAGAAACCATTATTGACGAAGACATGAGTTACATCCGTCATGACGGTAAAACCATTGATCTTTCCGTCAGTGCCGGTCCTATCTTCACTCATGACGGTAAAATCAGTGGGGCCGTCGGAACTTTTTTTGATGTGACCGAACGAAACAGATTGCGAGCGGAACTTGAAGAGCGCGAAGAAAACTTTCGAGCTATTTTTGCGCAAGCCGCATCCGGTATTGCGCGTATGTCTACCGCCAGTCGTTGGGAGCTGGTAAATGTTAGACTGACAGAAATTCTGCAGTATTCTGCAGAGGAACTATCACAGAAGACATGCACAGAAATGACCCATCCTGAGGATGTCGAAACCGAGCTTTCTCATCTAGAAGAAATGCGAGCCGGAAAATACGACAGCTTCTCGATGGAGATTCGTTATCTTAGAAAAGATGGCTCTTATGTCTGGGTGATTCTGACAAAGTCCATCGTTCGCGATGTCGATGGAAAGGCGAAATATTATATTTCCGTTATTGAAGACATCACGGAACGTAAAAAATTGGAAGAAGAACTGCATAGGGCAAAACAGGCCGCCGATCGCGCCAGCGCTTCCAAATCCGCATTTCTTGCGAACATGAGTCACGAGATCAGAACTCCAATGACCGCTGTTTTGGGATTTACGGAAATCCTGAAAGATTCAACGCTGACTCAAGCTGAAAGAATCGATGCTATCTCGCGAATAGATAACAGCGGCAGGGCTCTGCTTCGTCTTATCGACGATATTTTGGATATTTCTAAAATTGAAGCCGGAAGATTGGACATTCAAAAGTCGCGATTCTCGCCGGTAGCCGTCGTGTCTGATGTGGTGTCGTTCATGCGGGTTAATGCCGAAAGAAAAGGTGTCTCATTAAGACTTAAAGTCGATGCCAGCGTGCCCACAGAGGCGACTTCGGATCCTGGAAGGTTGCGACAAATTCTGGTGAACCTCATTGGGAATGCTATTAAATTCACATCCGTCGGTGAGGTCTTAGTATCACTGAAAGCTGAAGACTTCCGCTACCTGATTTTCGAAGTGCGTGATACGGGTATTGGTATTTCAGAAGAAGATCTCAAAAAACTTTTTAAACCCTTTGCGCAAGCTGATGGCTCTATCACTCGTAAATTTGGTGGTACAGGGCTGGGACTTGTACTTTCGCGTCGGCTTGCAGAAACATTGGGCGGAAGTCTTGACGTCGCAGAAAGTATTGTCGGTGTAGGGACGACCTTTGTAGTACGTATCGATGCAAAACCTTTTAGCTATACCGAAGGTCCTTCGGCACCCTCAATCCCTGAAATAAAACACGACGGAGGAGCTCGCGCAGAACTTGAAGACGTGAGGGTTTTGCTTGCCGAAGACGTGATCGACAATCAGATTTTGATCAGCAAATACTTGGAAAAAGCAGGCGCTTCGGTGGCTTTTGCTAATAATGGTGCAGAGGCCGTCGAGCTGGCTTTGCAAAGAGACTTCGATATTATCTTAATGGATATACAAATGCCGGTGTTAGACGGAATTAGAGCCACTAAGGAGCTGCGCTCCAAAGGTTACACAGGCCCCATCGTCGCGCTGACAGCGCATGCCATGGCTGAAGAGGTGAAGAAGTCTATTGAAGCAGGATGTAATGCACATCTGACAAAGCCCATCGATAAAAAAGCTTTGGTCGAAGCCGTCCAAAAATTTTCGAGATGA
- a CDS encoding methionine--tRNA ligase — translation MQPGSSKPENKFSPPTDVKSALAQFKKPKKVVVTAGMPYANGPLHLGHLAGAHVPADIYARWMRMLIGAENVLFVNGNDDHGSTSEVAAIKAGKTIREFIDTIHEQQKDTLKKYSVQTDIFTGTSRPETYPLHEEYSQDFLRRLFKNGLLEKRVTKQWYDPKMNRFLQDRFVRGTCPNCGNTEAYSDECDVCASSFDPSQLKDPRSQLSDAKPELKDTAHWWLDMWKVADPLKAWIETKQKSWRSAVVQEVINTVLIGCRFENVHEPKYKEIKDTLPKHKSRYVPGKKVECLFDTKADLAKAQEILEAAGIPSFVTDKWGYRPITRDVSWGIPVPAELDPDMKGKTLYVWPDSLIAPIVFTQVALEKSGRGKDLYKEFWCDPEATVVQFLGQDNVFFYVIMQGSMWLGHKDQPQELPKKGDLQMTEILSVFHLMVNGEKMSKSKGNFYTGDQLLEMGYSPDQIRYFLAMLSLPVKASNFDFEHFAERNKFLAGPMNAAFEKPISACNSKFDGKVPEGKLIGKAEAETLKLVQLYLRSMQKGDYSTLLGQIENYARLINSLFSQHKPHDDRAEETGRKDALFTCFYVLKNLMIMLAPFVPETVNELRKSLNLPESVLRAEELGTGIPAGHAINAKGVYFPAVAEESSEAT, via the coding sequence ATGCAGCCAGGATCTTCAAAGCCCGAAAATAAATTCTCTCCTCCTACAGATGTGAAGTCGGCTCTTGCCCAATTCAAAAAACCAAAGAAGGTTGTCGTCACGGCGGGGATGCCGTATGCCAACGGTCCTTTGCATCTTGGACACTTGGCGGGGGCGCACGTGCCCGCGGATATTTACGCTCGTTGGATGCGCATGTTGATTGGGGCCGAAAATGTTTTATTCGTTAACGGCAATGACGATCACGGCTCTACCAGTGAAGTTGCCGCGATTAAAGCAGGTAAAACGATTCGTGAATTTATCGATACAATTCATGAGCAGCAAAAAGACACTCTTAAAAAATATTCTGTGCAGACAGATATTTTCACTGGGACTTCTCGGCCAGAAACTTATCCTTTGCACGAAGAGTACTCGCAAGATTTCTTGCGCCGCCTTTTTAAGAACGGCTTGCTTGAAAAGCGCGTGACAAAGCAGTGGTATGATCCAAAAATGAATCGCTTTTTGCAAGATCGTTTCGTTCGCGGAACATGTCCAAACTGTGGCAACACCGAAGCCTATTCGGACGAATGCGATGTGTGTGCAAGTTCCTTTGATCCCAGTCAGCTTAAAGATCCCCGCAGTCAGTTGAGTGATGCAAAGCCCGAGTTGAAGGACACGGCTCACTGGTGGTTGGACATGTGGAAAGTGGCAGATCCATTGAAAGCTTGGATCGAGACTAAACAAAAATCCTGGCGTTCTGCTGTGGTGCAAGAAGTGATCAATACTGTTTTGATCGGCTGTCGTTTTGAAAATGTGCATGAACCAAAATACAAAGAGATCAAAGATACTTTGCCGAAGCATAAATCTCGTTATGTTCCTGGGAAAAAAGTGGAATGTCTTTTTGATACGAAAGCAGATCTAGCAAAAGCCCAAGAGATCCTCGAAGCTGCGGGCATCCCTTCTTTTGTGACAGATAAGTGGGGTTATCGCCCCATCACTCGCGACGTCTCCTGGGGGATTCCGGTTCCTGCGGAGCTTGATCCTGACATGAAGGGAAAAACTCTTTATGTATGGCCGGATTCTTTGATTGCACCGATCGTGTTTACACAAGTTGCGTTGGAAAAATCCGGCAGAGGCAAGGATCTTTATAAAGAATTCTGGTGTGATCCTGAGGCGACAGTTGTTCAGTTCCTAGGACAAGACAACGTTTTCTTCTACGTGATTATGCAAGGATCTATGTGGCTGGGCCACAAAGATCAACCTCAAGAGTTGCCGAAGAAGGGCGACTTACAGATGACAGAAATCTTGAGCGTTTTCCATTTGATGGTGAACGGCGAAAAGATGAGTAAGTCGAAGGGCAATTTCTACACTGGGGATCAGTTGTTAGAGATGGGCTATTCTCCAGATCAAATTCGTTATTTCTTAGCGATGTTAAGCTTGCCAGTGAAGGCCTCGAATTTTGATTTCGAGCACTTTGCCGAAAGAAATAAATTCTTAGCAGGGCCGATGAACGCCGCCTTCGAAAAGCCGATTTCTGCGTGCAATTCCAAATTCGACGGAAAAGTTCCGGAAGGTAAGTTGATCGGAAAAGCGGAAGCGGAAACATTGAAGCTGGTACAGCTTTATCTTCGCTCGATGCAAAAGGGAGACTACTCCACTTTGTTAGGCCAGATTGAGAACTACGCGCGTTTGATCAACTCGTTGTTCTCTCAGCACAAGCCTCATGATGATCGTGCGGAAGAGACGGGAAGAAAAGACGCTCTTTTCACGTGCTTCTATGTTTTGAAGAACTTGATGATCATGCTGGCCCCTTTTGTTCCAGAAACGGTGAACGAGCTTCGTAAATCGCTCAACTTGCCAGAATCTGTTCTGCGCGCCGAAGAATTAGGGACAGGCATCCCGGCAGGTCACGCGATCAATGCCAAAGGGGTGTACTTCCCCGCCGTTGCCGAAGAATCTTCCGAGGCCACTTAA
- a CDS encoding SDR family NAD(P)-dependent oxidoreductase yields the protein MKSLNGKIALVTGGSRGIGKAISLRLASEGAFVIVHYGSNKVEAEQTLKEIQQKGGDGVLVSADFKKSEAVENLFSQIDKVVVRESEVYLDILVNNAGIGMIQDFETTSEMQLDALHAINIKSPFLVAQKACQRMKRGGRIINITSIVTRMASSSVGAYSMTKGAVDVLTLFLAKKLGPQQITVNSVAPGVINTEMNAEALGHPESRKFMESLSALGRVGEPQDIADVVAFVASEEARWISGQRIEASGGSFLGIS from the coding sequence ATGAAATCACTCAACGGTAAAATCGCATTGGTCACCGGTGGCAGCCGCGGTATTGGAAAAGCTATTTCTTTGCGGCTTGCTTCGGAAGGAGCTTTTGTCATTGTTCATTATGGAAGTAATAAAGTCGAGGCTGAACAAACTTTAAAAGAAATCCAGCAAAAGGGCGGTGATGGCGTTTTGGTTTCTGCTGACTTTAAAAAATCAGAGGCGGTCGAAAACCTGTTTTCCCAGATAGACAAGGTTGTTGTTCGCGAGAGCGAAGTCTATCTCGATATTTTAGTGAACAATGCGGGGATCGGAATGATCCAAGATTTTGAAACGACTTCTGAGATGCAACTCGATGCTTTGCACGCCATCAATATCAAATCTCCGTTTCTTGTAGCGCAAAAAGCCTGTCAAAGGATGAAGCGTGGAGGACGCATCATCAACATCACCTCCATTGTCACTCGTATGGCCAGTTCTTCAGTAGGCGCTTACTCGATGACGAAGGGGGCGGTGGATGTACTGACATTATTTCTGGCGAAAAAATTAGGACCTCAGCAAATCACGGTGAACTCCGTAGCTCCGGGGGTGATTAATACAGAAATGAACGCCGAGGCCTTAGGTCACCCTGAAAGTCGTAAGTTCATGGAGTCTTTATCAGCGTTAGGCAGAGTCGGGGAGCCTCAAGATATCGCGGATGTCGTAGCTTTCGTAGCTTCGGAGGAAGCTCGATGGATATCTGGACAGCGAATTGAAGCTTCGGGAGGATCTTTTTTAGGAATTTCGTAA
- a CDS encoding PadR family transcriptional regulator translates to MRGHGKGGFRFGRHSHSHHQHHPHHHHGMEEKMGRLLGHGDLRYVILSLLEEKPRHGYEIIKALEELSSGAYSPSPGSIYPTLTFLEEGGFATATTEQNKKLYTITAEGKILLEENRDFLNMILQRFEMVGERMSRLKHWIGRDEVEEIAKAKSERSSIRGSMHRLKAELFSFTEATKEQKQKVADVIDRAVEEIRKIKG, encoded by the coding sequence ATGCGCGGACATGGTAAAGGCGGTTTTCGCTTCGGTCGACACTCTCATTCCCACCATCAACATCATCCACATCACCATCACGGTATGGAAGAAAAGATGGGAAGGCTCTTAGGGCACGGAGATCTTCGCTATGTGATCCTGTCTCTCTTAGAAGAAAAGCCAAGGCATGGTTATGAAATTATCAAAGCTTTAGAAGAGCTTTCGTCGGGTGCTTATTCTCCCAGTCCAGGTTCCATCTATCCGACACTGACTTTTCTGGAAGAAGGCGGATTTGCAACCGCAACGACAGAGCAAAATAAAAAACTTTATACGATCACCGCAGAAGGAAAAATTCTTCTAGAGGAAAATCGTGATTTCTTAAATATGATTCTTCAGCGATTTGAAATGGTCGGGGAAAGAATGTCTCGTCTCAAGCACTGGATAGGGCGCGATGAAGTTGAAGAGATTGCCAAAGCAAAATCAGAACGCTCTTCGATTCGCGGTTCTATGCACCGTTTGAAGGCCGAACTATTCTCATTTACTGAAGCAACAAAAGAGCAAAAGCAAAAAGTGGCTGACGTTATTGATCGCGCTGTGGAAGAGATTAGAAAAATCAAAGGATAG
- a CDS encoding siderophore-interacting protein, with the protein MSSNERELKTVMHPVKMRTLKVKNIQQIAPHLKRITFSGEELADFTSLSPDDHVKVFFPYPGEETPVLPVMTPEGLKVPEGSRPAIMRDYTPRRYDSEAKELDIEFFLHGSGPGSQWAEQARIGQTLTVGGPRGSKIVPYNFDWYLMIGDESAIPSFARRLQELPKNSRSLLIVEVENESDKIDFVHEGLVEVFWIFRKGDAPGKSERLKTQLERMRFPVGDYFAWVALEKSCAFELKEFLLHIKGAQEEWIKATGYWKILL; encoded by the coding sequence ATGTCATCAAATGAAAGAGAATTGAAAACAGTCATGCATCCCGTGAAGATGCGCACTCTGAAGGTTAAAAATATTCAGCAGATTGCACCTCATTTGAAACGAATTACTTTTTCCGGTGAAGAGCTTGCTGACTTCACATCTTTATCTCCCGACGATCATGTGAAAGTATTTTTCCCTTATCCGGGCGAAGAAACTCCGGTATTGCCAGTTATGACGCCGGAGGGACTCAAAGTTCCTGAAGGCAGTCGACCCGCCATCATGCGCGACTACACTCCTCGCCGCTATGATAGCGAGGCAAAAGAATTAGATATTGAATTCTTTCTGCACGGAAGTGGCCCGGGATCCCAATGGGCGGAACAGGCTCGTATCGGGCAAACTCTGACGGTGGGCGGCCCTAGGGGTTCTAAGATTGTTCCGTATAATTTTGATTGGTACCTGATGATTGGTGATGAGTCGGCAATTCCATCGTTTGCCCGTCGATTGCAAGAGTTGCCGAAGAATTCTAGATCTTTACTTATCGTTGAGGTGGAAAACGAGTCAGACAAAATAGATTTCGTTCATGAAGGTCTGGTAGAAGTCTTCTGGATTTTCAGAAAAGGAGACGCTCCTGGAAAAAGCGAACGCTTAAAGACACAGTTGGAAAGAATGAGGTTTCCAGTCGGGGACTACTTTGCTTGGGTGGCTTTAGAAAAATCTTGCGCCTTTGAATTGAAAGAGTTTCTTCTTCATATAAAAGGCGCTCAAGAGGAATGGATCAAAGCGACGGGCTATTGGAAAATCTTATTATAA
- the trhO gene encoding oxygen-dependent tRNA uridine(34) hydroxylase TrhO, translating to MSKHYVTTFYKFLKLSDVPAVQKDLENKADELNVKGLVILGTEGFNSTISASSVESFEAWKQFIREYFNAPQLFFKDSESHKAPFRRFKVKIREEIVTTGIPEVMPPEGKNHHLTPAEWNQVMKEEKDFVMIDTRNWYEYKIGTFKGALNPDIEKFTDFPQYIEEQGIPKDKKMLIFCTGGIRCEKGILELQKQGYDNVFQLEGGIINYMKEYPNDQFEGECFVFDHRVALDQNLQPSTKYGLCPHCGQPSEIKIECKRCDSEELICVDCAEVEFKKDTCSKNCAHQYKLHPGKKGPKQIVPFEIEKLKAEGADEIPTIRVSKTKVVTVNAKGESVTVSDKN from the coding sequence ATGTCGAAGCATTATGTTACGACTTTCTATAAGTTTTTAAAACTTTCTGATGTTCCCGCTGTACAAAAAGATCTCGAAAACAAAGCTGATGAGCTGAACGTTAAGGGCTTAGTGATTTTAGGCACTGAGGGCTTTAACTCTACAATTTCTGCAAGCTCTGTCGAATCTTTTGAAGCTTGGAAGCAGTTCATTCGTGAATACTTCAATGCGCCGCAATTGTTCTTTAAAGATTCCGAGTCACACAAAGCTCCTTTCCGCCGATTCAAAGTAAAAATCCGTGAAGAGATCGTGACAACCGGCATTCCAGAAGTGATGCCTCCAGAGGGAAAGAATCATCATTTGACTCCCGCAGAGTGGAATCAAGTTATGAAGGAAGAAAAAGATTTTGTGATGATCGATACTCGCAATTGGTACGAGTATAAGATTGGAACTTTCAAAGGGGCTTTGAATCCAGATATTGAAAAGTTCACGGATTTCCCTCAGTACATTGAAGAACAAGGTATTCCTAAAGATAAAAAGATGCTGATCTTTTGCACCGGTGGTATCCGCTGTGAAAAAGGAATTTTAGAACTTCAAAAGCAAGGTTATGACAATGTTTTCCAATTGGAAGGCGGCATCATCAACTACATGAAGGAATATCCGAACGATCAATTCGAAGGCGAATGTTTTGTTTTCGATCACCGCGTGGCTTTAGATCAAAACCTTCAGCCATCGACAAAGTACGGTCTTTGCCCTCACTGCGGTCAACCTTCTGAAATCAAGATTGAATGCAAACGCTGTGATTCCGAAGAGCTTATTTGCGTGGATTGCGCAGAAGTCGAATTTAAAAAAGACACCTGCTCTAAAAACTGCGCTCACCAATACAAACTTCACCCTGGCAAAAAAGGTCCAAAACAAATCGTACCTTTTGAAATTGAAAAATTAAAAGCCGAAGGGGCCGACGAGATTCCAACTATCCGTGTCTCTAAAACGAAGGTTGTGACGGTAAACGCCAAGGGTGAATCTGTCACCGTCAGCGATAAGAACTAG
- a CDS encoding peptide chain release factor 3, with protein MLATPQVQKEIQRRRTFAIISHPDAGKTTLTEKLLYHGGVIHETGEVKGKQGTKAVTSDWMAMEREKGISITSSVMTFDYNSLRVNLLDTPGHKDFSEDTYRVLMAVDSACMLIDVAKGVEERTKKLYEVCRLRKIPIFTFVNKLDREGKDPLTLIDEVEKTLNMQCYPVTWPLGIGQRFRGIYNRLTKEIWVYDQRREEVEDYKIIPFEKGKDDQILYDYLDKESADQVIDELELIEGALPPFDVNEFLNGTISPVTFGSAKQNFGVDTFLQFFTKYAPGPQPRHTKDDKEMDPCDANFTGFVFKIQANMDKRHRDRIAFIRICSGKFERGMKVKHSRHDKELRLSYASQFIAADKETVDDAYAGDIVGVGDTGNFAIGDCVYASGKVHFEDIPKFAPELFGRLSVRDALKRQKMQEALNHLSEEGAIQLFIDPLVGPQDPIIGAVGELQFEVLLRRLQDEYNLEVKLNRLPYGVARWPRTEDGKPVAELKGGANMFRDLQENPVVLVNQEWDLNWLKRENPSVEFHTSITRAR; from the coding sequence ATGTTAGCCACACCTCAGGTTCAAAAAGAAATTCAACGCCGCCGCACGTTTGCGATCATCTCGCATCCCGATGCTGGTAAGACAACGTTGACCGAAAAACTTCTCTATCACGGTGGAGTCATCCATGAAACAGGTGAGGTGAAGGGAAAACAAGGAACCAAAGCGGTGACATCCGACTGGATGGCCATGGAAAGAGAAAAAGGGATCTCAATCACGTCTTCAGTGATGACCTTTGATTACAATTCGTTGCGAGTGAACTTGCTGGATACTCCGGGCCATAAAGACTTCTCTGAAGATACGTATCGCGTTTTGATGGCGGTGGATTCAGCCTGCATGCTGATCGACGTGGCAAAGGGTGTGGAAGAACGTACTAAAAAGCTTTACGAGGTTTGTCGTCTTCGTAAAATTCCTATTTTTACTTTCGTTAACAAGTTGGACCGTGAAGGTAAAGATCCTCTGACTCTCATCGACGAAGTTGAAAAAACATTGAACATGCAATGTTACCCGGTGACCTGGCCCTTGGGGATCGGTCAACGTTTCCGCGGGATCTATAATCGCCTGACAAAGGAAATCTGGGTTTACGATCAACGTCGTGAAGAAGTGGAAGACTACAAAATCATTCCATTTGAAAAAGGCAAAGACGATCAAATTCTTTATGACTATCTTGATAAAGAGTCTGCAGACCAAGTGATTGACGAGTTGGAACTGATCGAAGGGGCACTTCCACCCTTTGACGTGAATGAGTTTTTAAATGGAACGATTTCTCCGGTGACTTTCGGTTCTGCAAAACAGAACTTCGGGGTGGATACATTCCTGCAGTTCTTCACAAAGTACGCTCCGGGCCCTCAACCTCGTCACACAAAAGACGATAAAGAGATGGACCCTTGTGATGCGAACTTCACGGGGTTCGTATTTAAAATTCAAGCCAATATGGATAAGCGTCACCGTGACCGCATCGCCTTCATTCGTATTTGCTCCGGTAAGTTTGAGCGTGGCATGAAAGTAAAGCACTCTCGTCATGACAAGGAGCTGCGCCTTTCTTATGCCAGCCAATTTATCGCGGCAGACAAAGAGACTGTGGACGACGCTTATGCTGGTGATATCGTCGGTGTTGGTGACACTGGAAACTTCGCCATTGGTGACTGCGTGTATGCCTCCGGAAAAGTTCACTTCGAGGACATTCCAAAGTTTGCTCCCGAGCTGTTCGGTCGTCTTTCCGTGCGCGATGCCTTGAAACGTCAAAAGATGCAAGAGGCTTTGAATCATTTGTCTGAAGAAGGCGCCATCCAATTGTTCATTGATCCGTTGGTAGGTCCTCAAGATCCTATCATCGGTGCCGTCGGTGAACTTCAATTCGAAGTTCTGCTTCGTCGTTTACAGGATGAATACAATTTGGAAGTGAAGCTGAATCGTCTTCCTTACGGAGTCGCTCGCTGGCCAAGAACAGAGGACGGAAAGCCCGTCGCTGAATTGAAAGGTGGCGCCAATATGTTCCGCGATCTTCAAGAAAATCCAGTGGTCCTTGTAAATCAGGAGTGGGATCTAAACTGGTTAAAGCGTGAAAACCCAAGCGTGGAATTCCACACCAGCATCACACGAGCACGTTAG
- a CDS encoding ABC transporter ATP-binding protein, with amino-acid sequence MNLPLEIQDLRKQYEGAKTEAVKGISFSVKGGEIFGLLGPNGAGKTTIISTITTLEQPSSGSVKVFGVEVAKDPMFTKKQIGVVHQEVINSGFFDVQEILEFHSGYYGLRKNKDRIDFVLSKLALYEHRHKKVKQLSGGMKRRLMIAKALVHNPKLLLLDEPTAGVDIRLREDLWRFVQELRNEGMSILLTTHYLEEAEELCDRVGIINLGSLVELGNTKDIIRQYTHKKIRLILTEHYEVRSSYLMEVIGKEFLFVVPQNKTLGDFLNEVRIPVNIIQDVKIEEGDLEEAFLKLVSKKEAQALQ; translated from the coding sequence ATGAACCTACCTTTGGAAATTCAAGACCTGCGTAAACAATACGAAGGCGCAAAAACGGAAGCTGTCAAAGGAATCTCTTTCTCTGTCAAAGGGGGAGAGATCTTTGGCCTGTTGGGGCCTAACGGCGCAGGTAAAACCACAATCATTTCTACCATCACGACACTGGAGCAACCGTCCTCAGGATCTGTAAAAGTATTCGGTGTTGAAGTGGCCAAAGATCCGATGTTCACCAAAAAACAAATCGGCGTTGTTCATCAGGAAGTGATCAACTCGGGCTTTTTTGATGTTCAAGAAATTCTGGAGTTTCATTCCGGATACTACGGTCTTCGTAAAAACAAAGACCGTATCGATTTCGTCTTAAGCAAGCTGGCTCTTTATGAACACCGTCATAAAAAAGTGAAGCAGCTTTCAGGTGGTATGAAACGCCGTTTGATGATTGCCAAAGCGTTGGTTCACAATCCCAAACTTCTGCTTTTAGATGAACCGACTGCGGGAGTTGATATTCGTCTGCGCGAAGATCTTTGGAGATTCGTACAAGAACTGCGCAACGAAGGCATGTCCATTCTTCTGACAACGCATTACCTCGAAGAGGCCGAAGAACTTTGTGATCGTGTGGGAATTATCAACTTGGGCAGTCTGGTCGAGTTGGGAAATACCAAAGATATCATCCGCCAATACACGCACAAAAAGATTCGCCTGATATTAACTGAACACTATGAGGTGCGCTCGTCGTATTTGATGGAAGTGATCGGCAAAGAATTTCTTTTCGTAGTTCCCCAAAATAAAACATTGGGTGATTTCTTAAATGAAGTCCGTATTCCCGTGAACATCATTCAAGATGTTAAAATTGAAGAAGGTGATCTTGAGGAAGCCTTCCTTAAACTTGTAAGTAAAAAAGAAGCGCAGGCCCTGCAATGA